The following proteins come from a genomic window of Alosa sapidissima isolate fAloSap1 chromosome 22, fAloSap1.pri, whole genome shotgun sequence:
- the stk24b gene encoding serine/threonine-protein kinase 24 — protein sequence MAHSPVQGSLPGMQSLRADPEEFFTKLERIGKGSFGEVFKGIDNRTQKVVAIKIIDLEEAEDEIEDIQQEITVLSQCDSPFVTKYYGSYLKDTKLWIIMEYLGGGSALDLMEPGLLDETQIATILREILKGLEYLHSEKKIHRDIKAANVLLSEQGEVKLADFGVAGQLTDTQIKRNTFVGTPFWMAPEVIKQSAYDSKADIWSLGITAIELAKGEPPHSDLHPMKVLFLIPKNNPPTLEGSYSKPLKEFVEACLNKEPSFRPTAKELLKHKLIVRHAKKTSYLTELIDRYKRWKAEQSREESSSDESDSEQDGQASGGSGFGSDDWIFTIREKDPKKLQNGASQAGAPEEENVPKRPLSQSLSTIISPAFAELQDRGDTSVKPESLEELRAAIFLAEEACPGISDTMVSQLIQRLQRFSRPRTSSSSRP from the exons ATGGCTCACTCCCCGGTTCAAGGCAGTTTGCCGGGGATGCAG AGTCTGAGGGCCGACCCTGAGGAGTTCTTCACCAAGCTGGAGCGGATCGGCAAGGGCTCGTTCGGCGAGGTCTTCAAAGGCATCGACAATCGCACCCAGAAGGTGGTGGCCATCAAGATCATCGACCTGGAGGAGGCCGAGGACGAGATCGAGGACATCCAGCAGGAGATCACCGTGCTCAGCCAGTGCGACAGCCCCTTCGTCACCAAATACTACGGCTCTTACCTGAAA GACACAAAGCTATGGATCATCATGGAGTACCTGGGCGGCGGCTCTGCCCTGGACTTG atgGAGCCAGGGTTGCTGGATGAGACACAGATTGCCACAATCCTCAGAGAAATCCTAAAGGGGCTGGAGTACCTACATTCTGAGAAGAAGATACACAGAGATATCAAAg CGGCGAACGTGCTGCTGTCAGAGCAGGGTGAGGTCAAGCTGGCCGACTTCGGCGTGGCTGGGCAGTTGACCGACACGCAGATCAAGAGGAACACCTTCGTGGGCACGCCCTTCTGGATGGCCCCTGAGGTCATCAAGCAGTCCGCCTACGACTCCAAG GCTGACATCTGGTCCCTGGGCATCACCGCCATCGAGCTGGCCAAAGGAGAGCCCCCGCACTCGGACCTCCACCCCATGAAGGTGCTGTTCCTCATCCCAAAGAACAACCCCCCAACGCTGGAGGGCAGCTACAGCAAGCCCCTCAAAGAGTTTGTGGAGGCCTGCCTCAACAAAGAGCCCAGTTTC AGGCCCACAGCCAAAGAGCTTCTAAAGCATAAGCTGATAGTTCGCCACGCGAAGAAGACCTCGTACCTAACAGAACTGATTGACCGATACAAGCGCTGGAAGGCCGAGCAGTCCAGAGAGGAGTCCAGCTCAGACGAGTCCGACTC GGAGCAGGATGGCCAGGCGTCAGGAGGCAGTGGCTTTGGGAGTGATGACTGGATCTTCACTATCCGGGAGAAGGACCCCAAGAAGCTGCAGAACGGAGCCAGCCAGGCCGGGGCTCctgaggaggag AACGTTCCCAAAAGGCCTCTATCTCAGAGCTTGTCCACCATCATATCTCCTGCTTTCGCTGAG CTGCAGGATAGAGGGGACACGTCTGTGAAGCCCGAATCTCTGGAGGAGCTGAGGGCGGCCATCTTCTTGGCTGAGGAGGCGTGTCCAGGAATCTCAGACACCATGGTGTCGCAGCTCATTCAGAGGCTGCAGAG GTTTTCTAGACCAAGAACATCATCATCTTCTCGCCCCTGA